The genomic window ATGTGGTTGTCGAGAAGAGTGGACAATGGGTAACTTTATTGAACTAGAAATCGAAAAAATTCGCGAGCAAGTGGGTAGTAAAAAAGTACTATGCGCACTAAGTGGCGGTGTGGATTCCTCGGTTGTTGCCGTACTTATTCACAAAGCTATTGGAGACCAACTTACATGTATTTTTGTTGACCACGGTTTACTCCGTAAAGGTGAAGCGGAAAGTGTCATGAAAACCTTCTCTGAGGGATTCCATATGAATGTTATTAAGGTTGATGCTAGAGATCGTTTCATGGATAAGCTGACTGGTGTGGCTGATCCGGAGAAAAAACGAAAAATTATTGGTAACGAATTTATCTATGTTTTTGATGATGAAGCTACAAAGCTTGAAGGAATAGAGTTTCTTGCTCAAGGTACACTTTACACTGATATTATCGAGAGCGGAACAGCCACTGCGCATACAATTAAGTCCCACCATAATGTAGGTGGGTTGCCAGAAGATATGCAGTTTAAGCTGATTGAACCCCTGAATACGCTATTTAAGGATGAAGTACGCGCATTAGGCGCAGAGTTAGGGGTTCCTGATGAAATCGTGTGGCGTCAACCATTCCCTGGACCAGGGCTAGCGATTCGTGTTCTTGGTGATATAACGGAGGACAAATTAGAAATTGTACGAGAATCAGATGCTATCTTACGAGATGAAATTAAAAAGGCTGGTTTAGATCGTGATATTTGGCAGTACTTTACTGTATTACCAGGAATTAAAAGTGTGGGGGTTATGGGGGATGCGCGAACTTACGACCATACGGTTGCGATTCGTGCTGTTACGTCTATTGATGGTATGACTTCGGATTGGGCGCGTATACCGTGGGATGTACTAGAGAAAATCTCCACCCGGATTGTCAATGAAGTATCTCATGTTAACCGAATAGTATATGATATAACTTCAAAACCACCAGCAACGATTGAGTGGGAATAGGAATGCTTTTCACGAACATTTTTATCGTTATAGATAAAAATGTTCGTTTTTTTGTTGACAGGTCGGAAAAACGTTGCTAGAATGATAGAGAATTAAATATCGCGAATGCATCGTATAAAGTCGGGAATATGGCCCGAAAGTTTCTACCAAGCTACCGTAAATGGCTTGACTACGAGGTATATTGAATAGTGTGTTAGCTATTCTTACAATATCCTCGCATGTCAACGTTCCATGGTAGAGCCATAGGAACGTTTTTTATTTTTAAAATTCGAGGAGGATATAAAAAATGGGAGCAGCAAAAAAGTTACAGCCTGAAGTAAATGAGTCAAAGAAGTCGGGCGGTATAAAAGGATATTTTCAATTTGATGAACTCGGTGCAACCTATAGAAGAGAGTTTATTGCAGGATTAACAACATTCTTGTCTATGGCATATATTTTATTCGTGAATCCAGCAACATTAGCGTTATTAGGAATTGATGGGCTTGAAAATCGTATGGATGCCAATGCGGTGTTTGTGGCAACTGCTATCGCGGCAGCTGTTGGTTCTCTTTTAATGGGGTTATTAGCGAATTATCCAATAGCACTAGCGCCTGGTATGGGATTAAATGCGTTTTTTGCATATACAGTTGTATTAACAATGGGTATACCTTGGCAAACAGCTTTGTCGGGTGTGTTAGTTTCAGGATTGATTTTTATCGTGTTGACATTAACGGGTGTTCGTGAAGCAATTATTAATTCAATCCCTGCCGAATTAAAATTTGCAGTAGGTGCTGGTATTGGTCTATTTATAACATTTATAGGGTTCCAGAATGCGGGTATTATTATAAACAATGATGCTACATTAGTGGGTTTAGGTGATTTTACAAACGGCAATACATTATTAGCTATTTTCGGTGTGTTCGCTACAGTTGTGTTAATGGTTCGCAAGGTTAAGGGTGGCATTTTTTACGGAATGATATTAACGGCTATTATTGGAATGGTTTTTGGTCTTATTGAAGTTCCTACTCAGGTTGTTGGTGCAGTACCGAGTATCGCGCCCACATTCGGTCAAGCATTTTTCCACTTAGGTGACGTATTATCTATTCAAATGCTAGTTGTTATTCTAACATTCTTGTTCGTAGACTTCTTTGATACTGCTGGGACGTTAGTAGCTGTTGCAAACCAAGCTGGATTAATGAAAGATAATAAATTGCCACGTGCGGGTAAAGCGTTATTTGCAGATTCAGCTGCAACAGTTGTTGGTGCAGTGTTAGGTACGTCTACTACGACATCATATATTGAATCATCAGCAGGAGTAGCTGCAGGTGGCCGAACAGGCTTTACATCTGTTGTTACAGCAGGATTCTTCTTATTAGCATTATTCTTCTCGCCGTTACTAGGAGTTATTACTGCTCCGGTTACAGCACCAGCTTTAATCATCGTAGGTATTTTAATGGTATCAACGCTAGGTGAAATTGATTGGAAAAGATTCGAAATCGCAGTACCAGCATTCTTAACATTAATTGCAATGCCTTTATCATATAGTATTGCTACTGGGATTGCGGTAGGATTTATTTTCTATCCAATTACAATGATTTTAGCAGGACGACGTAAAGATATTCACCCAATTATGTATGGTATGTTTGTCGTATTTGTTCTATATTTTATCTTCTTAAAAGCATAAACAATGAAAAAGGTGGCTACCGAACAGGAGCCACCTTTTTAATGATTATAATTTTAAACATAGGGGTATAAAGTCATTTGTACAGCCCTGCTAAGATATTATGGAGCACTTAAGGTTGCTCTTTTCTCTAGCGGAAAACATGAAAAGGAACTTGAAACTTTATTAGTAGAAATGTAATAAATAATAACGACAAGACCCAAGCGGCTAGAGGATATATGTGATGAATGCGTAATGTGAAAAGCATAACGATAACAAATAATGCTGACCAAGTTAAGCTCCAACCATTGTAATATTGAATGCCATTAAATTGCACTATTATATATTCAATAAGAACGGTGATGCCTATCCACACAATATAATATGCAAACTTTCTCATGGGGCCACTACCAGTTGGAAAATGCCCTAAATAGAGAAGGATTGATGCTGGATAGATAAAAAACATAATGAGAAAAGCTATAAAAGTATGTGTCAATCCAAGTGATTCGTCCAATCCAAATGGATTGTAACGCCACATAGGGAAGAAATCAAATAATAAGTAATGATACAGTAAGTCGCCTAGTATGAAAAAAAGAATACTTGGATAGTACAATTTCCAGTTTTTCCAATCCCCCCAACGCCATGCAACTGTAACAAATAATATAACTAATAATATGGTCACAACGCACACATCTTTCCATTTTTTTACTATTAAGTATGACGTCAGTAAGGTGTTTTTATACCAAATTTTTACATTTTTTAATTTTATTCAAATATAAATTTTTATTGATATCCCGTCCGTCATTGCTATGTTAAAGGTCAAAGACGTATTAGAACTATAATTTAAAAAAATTTAACTTTGCTATACGTGTAGCCGCTTCGCGAATTTGCTCCTCGGATGTTAAAAGTCCTACACGTACGAATCCTTCACCATGCTCCCCGAAGCCGATTCCAGGGGCGACGACATGTGCTTTTTCTAGTAATAAATCGGGAAACTCAATTGAACTGTATCCTTTTGGGACTGGTAACCATGCAAAAAAAGAGCCAGCAGGTGCTTGCACGTTCCAACCGATTTCGTTGAGACTGTCGACCAACGCTGTTCTTCGTGCTTCATATAGGGCTACTAACTCATTAACGCATTGTTGGGACTCAATCAATGCATGTGCAGCTGCTTCTTGAATAGCTCCAAATAAGCTTACATACATATGATCTTGATAAAGGTTAATTGCTTCAATAACACTTTTGTTGCCAACAGCAAAACCAACACGCCATCCAGCCATGTTATATGTTTTTGATAACGTATATATTTAAACTCCTATATCTTTTGCTCCAGGGACTTGAAGAAAACTCAATGGTTTCTTTTCATCAAATCCAATAGCACCATATGCGAAATCGTGGCATACGCAAATGTTGTGTTGTTTTGCTAGTTTTATAGTCTGTTCGAAAAACTCCTGTGTAGCAATGGCGCCGGTTGAGTTGTTCGGATAGTTTAAGAACATAAGCTTTGCTGCTTGAAGTCATTTTTGTTAAGCTCACTATAGTCTGGTAGGAACTGATGATTTTTACGAAGAGGCATATGTACCATCTTAGCTCGTGCTAGCTCTACGCCAGACCAATAGTCTGGGTAACCTGGGTCGGGAACTAGTACAGTATCACCTGGATTCAGTAAGCATTGTGGTAACTCAACTAGCCCAGCCTTACCACCAAACAAAATCGCCACCTCATGCTCTGGGTCAAGGTCAACATTGTACTCTCGCTTGTAATACTGTGCGGCAGCTTCTTCAAAAAAGAATGGCCGCGAAACGGCGGATATTTATGATGTTTTGTATATCTACTGCTCGTTGTAATGAGCTTACGATATGTGATAGTGTTGGCTGATCTGGATTTCCTTGTCCAAGATTTATAACATCCTGTCCCTCAGAAATAGCGGCATTCACCTTTTTGACAAGAGATGCGAAAGATTGTTTAGGTAGTTGATTTAAAAGATTCGAATGTTGAAACTGATGCACTAGATCACCTTCTTGATTTTTGAAAATTCCCTCTTGCAACTCTAATGAGAAATCATATATTGTAGAAATCAACTTGTAAAGAAAAAAACAAAGTAAGGTGTGACATTTTTGATAATATCTTGTGTTCAAATGGATATTGTGTTTGGGGACCCTGAGGAAAACATAACGAAAGTGCAACAGA from Bacillus sp. HMF5848 includes these protein-coding regions:
- a CDS encoding NCS2 family permease, which translates into the protein MKGYFQFDELGATYRREFIAGLTTFLSMAYILFVNPATLALLGIDGLENRMDANAVFVATAIAAAVGSLLMGLLANYPIALAPGMGLNAFFAYTVVLTMGIPWQTALSGVLVSGLIFIVLTLTGVREAIINSIPAELKFAVGAGIGLFITFIGFQNAGIIINNDATLVGLGDFTNGNTLLAIFGVFATVVLMVRKVKGGIFYGMILTAIIGMVFGLIEVPTQVVGAVPSIAPTFGQAFFHLGDVLSIQMLVVILTFLFVDFFDTAGTLVAVANQAGLMKDNKLPRAGKALFADSAATVVGAVLGTSTTTSYIESSAGVAAGGRTGFTSVVTAGFFLLALFFSPLLGVITAPVTAPALIIVGILMVSTLGEIDWKRFEIAVPAFLTLIAMPLSYSIATGIAVGFIFYPITMILAGRRKDIHPIMYGMFVVFVLYFIFLKA
- a CDS encoding CBO0543 family protein, translating into MTILLVILFVTVAWRWGDWKNWKLYYPSILFFILGDLLYHYLLFDFFPMWRYNPFGLDESLGLTHTFIAFLIMFFIYPASILLYLGHFPTGSGPMRKFAYYIVWIGITVLIEYIIVQFNGIQYYNGWSLTWSALFVIVMLFTLRIHHIYPLAAWVLSLLFITFLLIKFQVPFHVFR
- the guaA gene encoding glutamine-hydrolyzing GMP synthase, with translation MIVVLDFGSQYNQLITRRIREFGVYSELHPHTLTAEEVAAMKPKGIILSGGPNSVYGDGAFSCDEAIFDLGIPVLGICYGMQLMTKHFGGVVERASHREYGKATIKVQENAFLYEGLPSEQVVWMSHGDLVTATPEGFMVDAISASCPIAAMSNKERGLYGVQFHPEVRHSVYGNDILKGFVFEACGCREEWTMGNFIELEIEKIREQVGSKKVLCALSGGVDSSVVAVLIHKAIGDQLTCIFVDHGLLRKGEAESVMKTFSEGFHMNVIKVDARDRFMDKLTGVADPEKKRKIIGNEFIYVFDDEATKLEGIEFLAQGTLYTDIIESGTATAHTIKSHHNVGGLPEDMQFKLIEPLNTLFKDEVRALGAELGVPDEIVWRQPFPGPGLAIRVLGDITEDKLEIVRESDAILRDEIKKAGLDRDIWQYFTVLPGIKSVGVMGDARTYDHTVAIRAVTSIDGMTSDWARIPWDVLEKISTRIVNEVSHVNRIVYDITSKPPATIEWE